CCTCTGCATACAGCGATACAGGTGAGGGTGGTCGGACTGGGCTGGTAATTTCTGATGCAGCAGAAGAGGCAGGAGAGTATGGCAGGATAGGAGAAACAACAGGGTGGGAGGAAGCTGCAGAGGCAGCAGTGCGAGAGGGGGCAGGAGAGACACCAGTGCGGGAGAGGGCAGGAGAGACAGTGTGAGAGAGGGCGGGAGAGACAGGGCGAGAGAGGGCAGGAGAGACAGCAGTGCGAGAGAGGGCAGGAGAGACAGCAGTGCGAGAGAGGGCAGGAGAGACAGCAGtgcgagagagggagggagagacagcagtgcgagagagggagggagagacagcagTGCGAGAGAGGGCGGGAGAGACAGCAGTGCGAGAGAGGGCGGGAGAGACAGCAGTGCGAGAGATGGTGGGAGACACAGCAGTGCGAGAGAGGGCGGGAGAGACAGCAGTGAGTGATTGATCAGGGCCCAAAGACGTGTGCGATGAGACAGGAGTTACAACTTTGGCACTTGCCAAACTGGTCCTGGAAGACTGCTCCTGTGCTACGGGTAATTCTTCTGGCGTCTGCATATCACGCTGGGAGATCTGGTCCTTGCTGTCACTTGGTGATGGGGGAAGTGACTTTGGAACATCCACTGGCTTCATTGTCTCTGGAATTTCAGGTAAGTAAGTTGCCTCCTTAGGTTCAATTGGGGGAGGAAATTCAGGAGCTGCATCTACTGAGTCAGGCATGGGTGATTGTCTTGGGCTTTCAGCTTGTGGCAAATCTGCCAGGGAACTTTGCATCTCAGCGTCAGCGCGCTCTTTTTTCCGCCATATGTCGGAGAAGGAGGTTTGCACCTGGTTGTCCATTCTGGCTGCCAAAGGAGCCTCTTTTATCTCAACACCAGGTGGCTCAATTGGGCTTTCAGACTGTGGTAGCAGAGGCACTACCTTGGTGACCTGTGGCAAATCTCCCAAGGAACTTTGCATCTCAGCATCCGCTCGTTCTTTTCTCTGCCATATGTCAGAGAAGGAGGTTTGCACCTGGTTATCAATTCTGCCTGGCGAAGCCTCTTTTATCTCATCCACAAGTGGCTCAATTGGGCTTTCAGGCTGTGGTAGGAGGGGCACCACCTTGGTGATTTCTGGCAAATCTGGCAGGGAACTTTGCATCTTAGCATCCGCTCGTTCTTTTTTCTGCCATATGTCAGAGAAGGAGGTTTGCACCTGGTTGTCAATTCTGCCTGGTGAAGCCTCTTTTATCTCAACCCCAGATGGCTCAACTGGGCTTTCAGGCTGTGGTAGGAGGGGCACCACCTTGGTGACTTGTGACAAATCTGGCAGGGAACTTTGCATCTTAACATCCGCTCGTTCTTTTTTCCGCCATATGTCAGAGAAGGAGGTTTGCACCTGGTTGTCCATTCTGCCTGGAGGAGGAGCTTCTATTATCTCAACCCCAGATGGCTCAATTGGGCTTTCAGGCTGTGGTAGGAGGGGCACCACCTTGGTGACTTGTGACAAATCTGGCAGGGAACTTTGCATCTTAACATCCGCTCGTTCTTTTTTCCGCCATATGTCAGAGAAGGAGGTTTGCACCTGGTTGTCCATTCTGCCTGGAGGAGGAGCTTCTATTATCTCAACCCCAGGTGGCTCAATAGGGCTTTCAGGCTGTGGAAGGAGGGGCACCACCTTGGTGACTTGTGACAAATCTGGCAGGGAACTTTGCATCTTAGCATCCGCTCGTTCTTTTTTCCGCCATATGTCAGAGAAGGAAGTTTGCACCTGGTTATCACTTCTGCCTGGAGGAGGAGCTTCTATTATCTCAACCCCAGGTGGATCAATTGGGCTTTCAAACTCTGGTAGGAGGGGCACCACCTTGGTGTCTTGTGACAAATCTGGCAGGGAACTTTGCATCTTAGCATCCGCTCGTTCTTTTTTCCGCCATATGTCAGAGAAGGAGGTTTGCACCTGGTTGTCCATTCTGCCTAGAGGAGAAGCCTCTTTTATCTCAACCCCAGGTGGATCAATTGAGCTTTCAGACTGTGGTAGGAGGGGCACCACTTTTGTGACTTGTGACAAATCTGGCAGGGAACTTTGCATCTCAGCATCAGCTCTTTCTGTTTTCCGCCATATGTCAGAGAAGGAGGTTTGCAGTTGGGTGTCCATTCTGTCTGGTGGAGAAGCCTCTTTCATCTCAAGCATAGGTGGCTCAACTGGGCTTTCAGACTGTGGTGGGAGAAAAGGTTCTTCCATGGGTTCTGTCACATCTATCCAAGAAGTTTGCTTCTGGGCATTATGGAGTTCTTTTGCCTTCCATATGTCAAGTAGGGAGGTTTGCATCTGAGCCTCCATTAGGGCTGGTGGAGGAGACTGTTCTTCCTCAGGCATGAAGAACTCAGATGGGCTTTCAGACTCAGGTGAGAGAAAAGGATCTTCCACATCTGTTGGGTAATCCATCCAAGAAGTTTGGATCTGGGCATCATGGAGCTGTTTTGCCTTCCATATGTCAAGAAGGGAGGTTTGTGACTGGATGTCCTTTTGTGATTGGGGAAGAGTGTCTAATTCTTCCTCATCAAATTCCAGTGAAGTTTGCTGTTGAACATCGGAATGCAAGTGTGATGAGCTCCATGAGCTCCCCGCAGGTATTTCAACATTTGAGGTTTGCGCCTCAGCATTGGATTGTTGCGCCAGAGGAGGCTCTTTTTGTGCCTCTAGGAAATCAGAGAAGGAGCGTTTTGCCCGAGTATCAGTCTCCACTTCAAAGACACTTTGTAATGGGGAAAAATACGTTCCTTCAGGCTCTGTGAAGTCCGTCTCAGTTGCCTTCTGCTGCATGTAGTCTTTTGCCTTCCCCAGATCAATAAAAGATGTCTGCACCAACCTGTCAACCTGCTCATTGGGAGAAGACTTGACTCCTTGCTGTTGAAATTTGTCTACTGAGGTCTGCGTTTGCATTTCCATTCGTTCCTTTGCTTTCCAAAAGTCAAAATCTGACGTTTGTGCTTGGCTATCAACTAGTAATCCAGGAGGGAACTCCTCTGTTTCGGCTTCATCGAAGCTGCAAGTCTGGTTCTGGGCTTCAGCTAACTCTCTTGCTCGCCATATTTCAAGCAAGGATGTTTGTGTCTGGTCGGCCTTCTGCAGTTGGGGACAAGATTCTGCTTTTTGCACGGGCACTTTAAGCCCTGAAGTCTGCACCTGAGCTTCGGTTTGCAAGCGTGATTCGCGCCACTTGTTTCCGTATGGTATTTCAACATGCGATGTTTGTACCTCACTCTCAACTGTTGGCATCCAAATAGGCTCCTTTTGAGAGGCTGATGTCTGGACTTCTGGGAGTTCATGATACCATTTGCGGATCTGAGCTTCCATCACCTGTGGGGTAATAAGGTACTCCTTCCCTTCTGTTAAAGCTTCCTGATTATCATGCCCACCCTCAATCAATGACAAAGAAGAGTACTTTTGAATGTCAGTGTCTGATATCTTCTTCTGGGGTTCAGCATGTGACATGGAAGTGTAGCTTTGGAAATCACTGTCCACTATCTTCTCTGGGGTTTTTGCAAATGATGCAGAAAGGGCCTTTGGAAAATCAGCGTCTGAGGTCCTCTCCTGGGGTTTGATATCTGATGCAGAAGAGGACTTCCGGAAGAGAGTGTCTGTTGACCTCTCATGGGATTCTGACAAAAGTTTATTAATGAGTTCTAGCTCAGATGTTTGTATCTGGGCCTCCTTGGTTGACTTGGGAGAAAGCAACCTTGCCAGTTCATAATCTGAGGTTCTAAGCACTTGTGCCGAAGCCGGACGCTTCTTCAGCAGCTCATCTTGGACCCCAGAGTTTGACCAAGAAGAAGCCTTCCTCAGTAATTCAGGACTTGAGGTTTGCATTAGGTTTGCATCACCCACCGACAGGGAGGAAGCTTTCTTTACTAACTCGGCACGGGAAGCTGCTTCCATGCTCTGAATCCGGGATAGCAAAGAAAGCTTCTTTAGCAGTTCAATGCTGGGTGTTTGCACCTGTGCATCAGTTTGTGACCGTGCTGAATGCAATCTCTTCCACTGCTGAAGCAATGTGTCAGATGTTTGCATAGATCTTTCAGTCAGTCTAGAAGGCAGAGGTGCCTCTTCTATGGAAAAAAGGGATTCCACCTCTTCTTTTTCGAACTCGAGCATTGGTGGTTTTTTGGTCATCGAAGCAAATGACGTTTGCACCTGGGCCGCAGCCTTTAATCGTGCAGAACGCCAGTCGTTGCCAGGCGGTATTTCCACAGGTAAAGTTTGTACCCCAGAATCAATATATATGGGATACATCGTGCTTTGGTCTATCACTGACGACTGGGGCGATAGCTTACTCTGGGCCTCGGAGGAGGAGCCATAATCTCTCTCTGACATGTAGTCCGAAAACGAAGTCTGCAGCTGGATGTCTATCTCCGAAGGAACTCTTATGTCAAGATGCGAGGTCTGCACCTGAGCCTCAGATAACATGGGCAGAGAGGGAAACTTCTCTAATAACTCTAGATAGGAGGAAGAGGACATAACAGAACCTGCAAAAGATGCCACAGATCTCCTTTCTGGCAAAGAGGTAAATGAAGTTTGGGCATGCATCTCCTTTTCTCCAGGTAACGAAAGCAATGATGTTTGCACCTGCGCTTCTGCCTCTCTTGGCAATTCCATAAATGAAGTTTGTACTTGAGCATCATTTTCTACTGGGGTTGGAGACCGCAGGGAGAGAAACGAAGTTTGCGCCTGGACCTCCCTTCCTCTTGGTAAGCTCGAAAATGAGGTTTGGACCTGAACATCTGCCTCGGATGACGTCTCTATCTCTGGAATGAGTACAGCCGTCATTGAGGTTTGCTGTTCTACTTCTTTGTGTAATCGAGACCACCTCCACCTGTTTCCTTCTGGGACATCCGATTTAGAAGTTTGTATCTCATTCTCAACATACAAGCCATCTTCCTGTTTGGGGAAAGAAATAGCATGCGTGTATGACCACCGACACCTTACATTCAAAATAAGAGTTGACTTATGAAGTTAGAGACACCCTTTTTGCTGATAGGCAGGCAGAGGTCTGGGTTCTTAACCAGATGCATTACTTGAAAGCCCTTAGGAtgggtgagagagggggagaacatAATTTGAGAAATTGGCAGACAAGCCTGACAgatgcatattcttgctagttagcgTCAGAAGGGGCTAAgtccacagagctgtattgctgataggTAGATTgaccatagaaatacaattggtagagagggctctgtgtgatgccatttccccttcctctcctggagaggaaggagcataTAGTACTTCCTGTTCCTCTCACTCTTCCTTTGACCAGTGTTGGATGCTTGCTTGCTCCAGTTTTAGGCACATGCCTGAAGCTGGTTATACCGCAatattttgcctgcatagtttttactgATGCCATTGCTATGTTTATAAAGTAAATCTTACTTCCACACTTATTTTACAAGTTGttgcctgattttttttaaaaaataatttatttggttttccaaGTTAAAATTTTACAGATATATCAAACAtgaatcataaaaacaagattccaaggaatctcctggacttccatcctcccctttgtaggtcctattattaatcatttcctcctccatcttttgtgaagatccaaatcttttacatctccactgtgtccagaattcacccttaaactacaagtgatattccaatcctactaacaattttaactgtttacagtggtctttaagataaaatataaattttccccattccatattaaaattttggtcttcctgatttctgattcttccagtcattttagccatttcagtatagtccatcaacttcatctgccattcttctctggtaggaactttatcttcttcccatctctggAAAGTTGTTGCCTGATTCTTTATTAAGCAGAGTAAGAGGAGGGAAGCCAGCTTATTTCATAGCTGGACTTGCTCAGAACAAGGTTTACAGCCTAATTCCTATGCTTTTAGGTTTACTGCCAAGGATAGGACTTGGAAACTCTGTTGAACCCACACATGTGGGAGCCTGgagggataaattgcaattaatatatcctctccttgtTAGGATtgtcctactcatgtgtaggaccctggcagagacaggcatgttctctccctcctggtcaatcattcgggagcttcaaaagcattctccagcccaaacatcacagcgactgatgccaagaggCATTAGCACGCTTAGGGATCCTGCAGAGTATTTGCAGTTCGCGTACCAGACTCCAtagctcagcattttggctaatctacttttatttacatataatacacccagagcattctgacttagctccttcctctttctcatcagacagcaaagagaaagaaaaaagggacaATAGTTCTacatcacggaacacagtaataccaaacatcctgtctccgtcacttcccacactgtggaatgaaaacatacaccgtcatgtgatagacaacaatcccatgacagcaagcacggagcaagaatcctaacactcCTGTCCATACCACACATAAATGCTACTATTCTTTTTACACTGAACTGAACTGGTGATTTAGCAACCAAAAAGAGCTAAGCAGTCGTGTCAGTTCTGAACATTTACACACTAGAGATATTCCCTCTCCCTGAGAGATCCTCTCTAGCTTCAGCCTTCATCCTCTACAACCCACTGTATGCCTTGCGGAAAGCCATGGCAATTAACCTGGCCTAAAACTGATGCAGTGGTAGAAAATTTTATGAATATGATATATCAATGGTACCTAACACAGAGTAaagtggcaaaaatgtataaatctaaatcaaataagtgttggaattgtaaagagaaagaaggttctttttatcatatgtggtagtcTTGTAGTAAGGTTTAAAGCTTACTGgtaaatgatatacaatgaattgaaaaagatgtttaaaataatgtttgtaaaaaaaacaccacccagaagccttccttttgggaattatagggacagaactatccAAGccatatagaaatttattcatgtatgccactacaAGAATGttccttgccccaaaatggaaagaagacaaagtcccaacgaaagaagaatggatacaaaaacttatgggatatgcagaaatggcaaaacttagtggaaaaataagaaatcaagataacaaactttttataaaagaatggaaattatTTATTggatatttacaaataaactgtaaacagataagaacattggcaggattattgtaataacctgcaattttataatacagtatatatttaaagtagatgaataaatgagcagattaagttaatttggatatgtagaagattttaaggaaccgcagaaagatggggaaggaagtcaagttttgaaatgttaaaatgattgtaaaattattgaaatgtctaaaactgaaaatcataaataaaataataaataaaactgatGCATTGGTGATTCTAGACCTGCCCTCAGTCTGCATTAGAGATAGACAGTGAGTTGCAACACAGAGTCTTGGGGCATCTTAAAAAGTGGCTGATAGACCTATTACAAGTAATGAACCTGTGATAGacatgttcattaacttcagtgggtctactctgagtaggactagcactgaatgTCAACCTACTGGATTTATTGCAGCATAAACCTTTGTGGTCTAGAATCCAAGACATGGGCTCTGCACTACTGAAGCAGGAGGTGGCTCGGAGAGAGGTGGGGCTCTACATATTAATGTGTGATCTGTGTGGTTTTGTAAGGGACGAGATGGAGTGGGCATTTGAGAGAGCAGGGGATGAggtttgcatatacagtggtacctctacttatgaataactctacttacgaatgtagctccgtccgccatcttggatgccaTTTAGATatgatttttctacttacgaatttttagctagggttgcttcgacttacgatttttttctcccaatgcattcctatgggattcaacttacaaattttttcgacttacgaatgtgcgttcggaacgcattaaattcgtaagtagaggtaccactgtactcatttgtGTGTGGTCtgtgaaagagggagagaggtatgtggtgtgtatgggggggggagggagagagggagagggagagaatcacAGActgcataggatcatagaattgtagtacTGGAAGGGACCACCTTGGAAATTTTCCTAGGTACTGGGGAAAGCTCCCTGTTGTTATTAGGCAATTACAGTG
The window above is part of the Zootoca vivipara chromosome 13, rZooViv1.1, whole genome shotgun sequence genome. Proteins encoded here:
- the LOC118094552 gene encoding uncharacterized protein LOC118094552, with protein sequence MGGSPNFVFTQGAVLPKATTGVNNEDGLYVENEIQTSKSDVPEGNRWRWSRLHKEVEQQTSMTAVLIPEIETSSEADVQVQTSFSSLPRGREVQAQTSFLSLRSPTPVENDAQVQTSFMELPREAEAQVQTSLLSLPGEKEMHAQTSFTSLPERRSVASFAGSVMSSSSYLELLEKFPSLPMLSEAQVQTSHLDIRVPSEIDIQLQTSFSDYMSERDYGSSSEAQSKLSPQSSVIDQSTMYPIYIDSGVQTLPVEIPPGNDWRSARLKAAAQVQTSFASMTKKPPMLEFEKEEVESLFSIEEAPLPSRLTERSMQTSDTLLQQWKRLHSARSQTDAQVQTPSIELLKKLSLLSRIQSMEAASRAELVKKASSLSVGDANLMQTSSPELLRKASSWSNSGVQDELLKKRPASAQVLRTSDYELARLLSPKSTKEAQIQTSELELINKLLSESHERSTDTLFRKSSSASDIKPQERTSDADFPKALSASFAKTPEKIVDSDFQSYTSMSHAEPQKKISDTDIQKYSSLSLIEGGHDNQEALTEGKEYLITPQVMEAQIRKWYHELPEVQTSASQKEPIWMPTVESEVQTSHVEIPYGNKWRESRLQTEAQVQTSGLKVPVQKAESCPQLQKADQTQTSLLEIWRARELAEAQNQTCSFDEAETEEFPPGLLVDSQAQTSDFDFWKAKERMEMQTQTSVDKFQQQGVKSSPNEQVDRLVQTSFIDLGKAKDYMQQKATETDFTEPEGTYFSPLQSVFEVETDTRAKRSFSDFLEAQKEPPLAQQSNAEAQTSNVEIPAGSSWSSSHLHSDVQQQTSLEFDEEELDTLPQSQKDIQSQTSLLDIWKAKQLHDAQIQTSWMDYPTDVEDPFLSPESESPSEFFMPEEEQSPPPALMEAQMQTSLLDIWKAKELHNAQKQTSWIDVTEPMEEPFLPPQSESPVEPPMLEMKEASPPDRMDTQLQTSFSDIWRKTERADAEMQSSLPDLSQVTKVVPLLPQSESSIDPPGVEIKEASPLGRMDNQVQTSFSDIWRKKERADAKMQSSLPDLSQDTKVVPLLPEFESPIDPPGVEIIEAPPPGRSDNQVQTSFSDIWRKKERADAKMQSSLPDLSQVTKVVPLLPQPESPIEPPGVEIIEAPPPGRMDNQVQTSFSDIWRKKERADVKMQSSLPDLSQVTKVVPLLPQPESPIEPSGVEIIEAPPPGRMDNQVQTSFSDIWRKKERADVKMQSSLPDLSQVTKVVPLLPQPESPVEPSGVEIKEASPGRIDNQVQTSFSDIWQKKERADAKMQSSLPDLPEITKVVPLLPQPESPIEPLVDEIKEASPGRIDNQVQTSFSDIWQRKERADAEMQSSLGDLPQVTKVVPLLPQSESPIEPPGVEIKEAPLAARMDNQVQTSFSDIWRKKERADAEMQSSLADLPQAESPRQSPMPDSVDAAPEFPPPIEPKEATYLPEIPETMKPVDVPKSLPPSPSDSKDQISQRDMQTPEELPVAQEQSSRTSLAKITSPVRPPSPVSLYAEEHADLAEQKRASMEKTLLELWTTREEAEVQKQTDQLQLHLEDLPLFPKLEDSQVEIAGAMKPEGKKQKVSKAPKKSKAPAFAEAQVQTSFVEIPQGKKWRASRIFAEAQVQTSFQDLHVKEKAPILREHVAAKRVPKGPKRAAPVSVHLHVKMSPKRQTSNEKK